The Heyndrickxia vini genome contains a region encoding:
- a CDS encoding YpzG family protein → MSYKDHLDPHSELFHHHTTRRKHTKSQVNGQTQVTQNTIILRSNAKAHFW, encoded by the coding sequence ATGAGTTATAAAGACCATTTGGATCCCCACTCTGAGCTATTTCACCATCATACTACAAGACGAAAACATACGAAATCTCAAGTGAATGGACAAACTCAAGTTACTCAAAACACAATCATTTTAAGAAGTAACGCTAAAGCACATTTTTGGTAA
- a CDS encoding prolipoprotein diacylglyceryl transferase, whose amino-acid sequence MQFPVYVFGIHPHFLFEAIAYFIGFRVYLYTRNKERIPMDKAMWVIVGAIFGAAFGSKFLYWFEDPYKTIEHWTNFTYMLEGKTIVGGLLGGLIGVEFAKKCIGWKRSTGDDFVLPLTVGMMLGRIGCFLTGMDDHTYGTATTWITGVDFGDGIKRHPTQLYEIVFLFTLIFILLTIKKKKTILWEGYLFQLFMLSYLVFRLIIDFIKPTPHPYFYLNNIQVACLIGIVYYIHLMIKKGKHHLHFRKGEEQIHAK is encoded by the coding sequence ATGCAGTTTCCTGTTTATGTATTTGGTATCCACCCTCATTTTTTATTTGAAGCTATTGCTTATTTTATCGGATTCCGCGTCTATTTATATACGAGAAACAAAGAAAGAATTCCAATGGATAAAGCGATGTGGGTAATTGTCGGCGCTATATTCGGAGCAGCATTTGGCTCGAAATTTCTCTATTGGTTTGAAGATCCGTATAAGACGATTGAACATTGGACTAATTTCACATATATGTTAGAAGGAAAAACTATCGTAGGCGGATTATTAGGAGGACTCATTGGTGTTGAGTTCGCAAAAAAATGTATTGGCTGGAAAAGGTCAACAGGAGATGACTTTGTATTGCCCCTTACCGTTGGCATGATGCTTGGTAGAATTGGTTGTTTTCTAACCGGGATGGATGATCATACTTATGGTACAGCGACGACATGGATTACTGGAGTGGATTTCGGTGATGGAATCAAAAGGCATCCGACCCAGCTTTATGAAATTGTATTTTTATTTACTTTAATTTTCATACTTCTTACGATAAAAAAGAAGAAAACAATACTATGGGAAGGCTATTTATTTCAGCTATTTATGTTGTCCTATCTTGTTTTTCGCTTGATTATTGATTTTATCAAGCCTACCCCACATCCGTATTTTTACTTAAATAATATCCAAGTTGCATGTTTAATCGGAATCGTTTATTACATTCACTTAATGATTAAAAAAGGAAAACATCATCTACATTTTAGAAAAGGGGAGGAACAAATTCATGCCAAATAG
- a CDS encoding ABC transporter ATP-binding protein → MIEVKNITKKFGRKKVLNGISFTANKGEITCLIGINGVGKTTTLKAILGLTPINSGTILIDGEKLTKSSYEKITFIPDAITMLPQMTILEAMVFMNDFYQNWNQKRADDLLTFFKLDKHTRISDLSKGNVAKVNLLLGLCLDVDYVLMDEPFSGIDIFSREQIAEVFTSHLIEDRGVIITTHEINDIEHLIDKVVLMDNGVVLKEFNTEEIRFAEGKSVVDVMREVYQP, encoded by the coding sequence ATGATTGAAGTAAAAAATATCACTAAAAAATTCGGTCGAAAAAAAGTTTTAAATGGAATATCCTTCACTGCAAATAAAGGGGAGATTACTTGTTTAATTGGAATTAACGGGGTAGGTAAAACGACCACTTTAAAGGCAATTTTAGGACTTACACCGATTAATAGCGGGACAATTTTAATTGATGGTGAAAAATTAACAAAGTCAAGTTATGAAAAAATTACATTTATTCCGGATGCCATCACGATGCTGCCACAAATGACAATTCTTGAAGCTATGGTGTTTATGAACGACTTTTATCAAAATTGGAATCAAAAACGAGCAGATGATTTATTAACATTTTTTAAGTTAGATAAGCATACACGAATATCCGATTTATCGAAAGGAAACGTCGCAAAGGTTAATTTATTATTAGGACTTTGCCTTGACGTTGATTATGTTTTAATGGATGAACCTTTTTCAGGCATCGATATTTTTAGCCGTGAACAAATAGCGGAAGTTTTCACAAGTCATCTGATTGAAGATAGAGGAGTTATTATAACGACACATGAAATCAATGATATTGAACATTTAATCGATAAAGTTGTATTGATGGATAATGGTGTTGTCTTAAAAGAATTTAATACCGAAGAAATTCGATTTGCTGAGGGAAAATCTGTTGTTGATGTAATGAGAGAGGTGTACCAGCCGTGA
- a CDS encoding transglutaminase domain-containing protein, giving the protein MPIKKIFLYCLLSILFLSTAACSHDTNSKTSNNKENQQVTKEEKENAKYATVVKEKNSELDLEPITLTNYSEKVGATLSNPKYKTFAVNKELEIAGKIEKHELLKEKYVWVKVSSLDVIDSNTVQEYYIPIKNGQFSNKIHFYNGEGKYSVNIMLPATDRENYYYDLSTFEVINVNPIKQRDIAYTPFAQEAHLTLDNIKSGFILGKELITVAGTIETQTSFKNIMIEVKKDSNQWKHEIPIKNGKFSYEVPLFYGKGIHQINVLVPDQNRENYYQYGTTLFVDNQSTRTMKPIEYFRTYEERGITLETPQFGGDRTKLSYHIKGQIDPNAKLANETSHIYIKTKKGNDEALDIIPVTHFSFDDSIYLRFGPGEYEVSINVPEIKKEKSNYFRYFSVASFTVENTENEDKRDLLPSRGIPSDNPKIINLAKKLTKNKKNNLDKAKAIYEYTAKTISYDVAKFKNNEFEWDDNALKTLKLKTGVCQDYAYLAGALLRASNIEARVITGKAGTGFLKENHAWIEAKINGKWLTMDPTWGAGYVQNDKFVAKYTDKYFQPKMTEFNKTHLRDKVEY; this is encoded by the coding sequence ATGCCTATAAAAAAAATATTCTTATATTGTTTACTTTCTATATTGTTCCTTTCTACCGCTGCATGTAGCCATGATACGAATTCAAAAACAAGCAACAATAAAGAGAACCAACAAGTAACAAAGGAAGAAAAAGAAAATGCGAAATATGCTACTGTAGTAAAAGAAAAAAACAGTGAATTAGATTTAGAACCAATAACACTGACGAACTATAGTGAAAAGGTAGGAGCCACACTATCTAATCCAAAGTATAAAACTTTCGCAGTGAATAAAGAACTTGAAATAGCGGGGAAAATTGAAAAACATGAGTTATTAAAAGAAAAATATGTATGGGTAAAAGTCAGTTCTCTCGATGTGATTGATTCTAATACAGTACAAGAATACTATATTCCTATAAAGAATGGACAGTTTTCAAACAAAATCCATTTTTATAATGGGGAAGGGAAATATTCTGTAAATATAATGCTTCCTGCAACGGACCGTGAAAATTATTATTATGATCTTTCCACATTTGAAGTAATAAATGTTAATCCAATAAAACAAAGAGATATTGCTTATACCCCATTCGCTCAAGAAGCACATCTAACTCTGGATAATATTAAATCTGGTTTTATCTTAGGTAAGGAATTAATAACTGTCGCAGGCACAATCGAAACGCAAACATCTTTTAAGAATATCATGATTGAAGTTAAAAAAGATAGCAACCAGTGGAAACACGAAATTCCTATTAAAAATGGGAAGTTTTCTTATGAAGTCCCTCTTTTTTATGGAAAGGGCATCCATCAAATTAATGTATTAGTTCCAGATCAGAATAGAGAAAATTATTATCAATATGGCACAACACTTTTTGTCGATAATCAATCCACTCGCACAATGAAACCGATCGAATATTTTCGAACTTATGAAGAAAGAGGAATTACACTTGAGACCCCGCAATTTGGCGGAGATCGCACAAAGCTCTCCTATCATATAAAAGGCCAAATTGACCCAAATGCAAAATTAGCTAATGAAACATCACATATTTATATTAAAACGAAAAAAGGCAATGATGAAGCACTCGATATTATACCAGTAACTCACTTTAGTTTTGATGATTCAATTTACCTACGATTCGGACCGGGTGAGTATGAGGTTTCCATAAATGTTCCAGAAATTAAAAAAGAAAAATCGAACTATTTCCGTTATTTTTCTGTTGCTTCATTTACTGTTGAGAACACGGAAAATGAAGATAAACGGGATTTATTACCTTCACGCGGTATACCTTCGGATAACCCAAAAATTATCAATCTAGCAAAAAAATTGACAAAGAATAAGAAGAACAATCTTGACAAAGCAAAAGCAATTTACGAATATACAGCAAAAACAATTTCTTACGATGTTGCTAAATTTAAAAACAATGAATTTGAGTGGGATGATAATGCACTTAAGACATTAAAATTAAAAACCGGCGTTTGTCAGGATTATGCTTATCTTGCAGGTGCTCTTTTACGTGCAAGTAATATTGAGGCAAGAGTAATAACTGGAAAAGCTGGGACTGGATTTTTGAAAGAGAATCATGCATGGATCGAAGCAAAAATAAACGGAAAATGGCTAACGATGGATCCAACGTGGGGAGCAGGTTATGTGCAAAATGATAAATTCGTAGCAAAATATACCGATAAATACTTCCAACCAAAAATGACGGAATTTAATAAGACCCATTTACGAGATAAAGTTGAATACTAA
- a CDS encoding AAA domain-containing protein — MTINTKQLIKEWQHALQLEIQHLKKFGSTKYQLSNGFLVSNDNEYTYYFETPASLKIPIGSTVRLEWEKNKYSGKILSSEGKNMIINFEKYIGDLIGMAFLYHDPWELLEQLIHRLDEVKKSKRKRARIKQVMEPVSPIKHPTNNIKSNIHELVLRSKYNPVTFVWGPPGTGKTYTLARVAANKYFKEKKVLILSHSNQAVDVLMNEVLLFVQQKNRFVEGDIIRFGMGGNMREETQLTTMHLLEKREPSLFEKKQQYSIRKNEIKKDLGESFSNRDTDKLLELEGKLAKVLEKIRRKEIEYVKEAKIIGTTLTKAAGDPAIYEQEYDLIIIDEASMAYVPQITFASTLAKRVIVCGDFKQLPPIASSRHSFVNKWLKEDIFHKANVVYTNSDDQLHPHLFLLKEQRRMHPDISAFTNRYIYKSLVGDHDKVRDLRNSITQKLPFANRASILLDTSFSGAYCINERISKSKINPFHLLLSFQLIHEAVVSGISSIGFVTPYRAQATLMDQLLMDLYPLEMQNRDIVSATVHRFQGSEKDVILFDSVDGPPQIRPSMLLSGRESERLINVAMTRAKGKFIHIADKDFIRHHVYQNKTIRQLVDHQNRLHQTISLNAIGKWVRHSHPNLMWIYARKLESVFTDIHSAQESIIISLPEHAILSKQWNDVFKNRTKKVKLIIISMKDFRNLQPSKQIKEHIPFPFIIIDRKVFWLGQPLEAMIYNKPPYIASRLESNLFIEYFIKQLPLNRVI, encoded by the coding sequence ATGACTATAAATACTAAGCAATTAATTAAAGAATGGCAACATGCCTTACAACTAGAAATTCAGCATTTGAAAAAATTTGGTAGTACGAAATACCAGTTGTCAAATGGGTTTCTAGTTTCTAATGATAATGAATATACATATTATTTTGAGACACCAGCATCTTTAAAAATTCCGATTGGGTCAACTGTCCGTCTTGAATGGGAGAAAAATAAGTATAGTGGAAAAATCCTCTCTTCGGAAGGGAAAAACATGATAATTAATTTCGAAAAATATATCGGTGATCTTATCGGTATGGCATTTCTCTATCATGACCCGTGGGAACTATTAGAACAGCTTATCCATCGTTTAGACGAAGTAAAAAAGAGTAAACGAAAAAGAGCACGAATAAAGCAGGTAATGGAACCTGTAAGCCCCATTAAACATCCAACAAATAATATAAAAAGTAATATTCATGAGTTAGTATTACGTTCTAAATATAATCCGGTTACATTTGTCTGGGGACCACCAGGAACAGGAAAAACTTATACCTTAGCAAGAGTTGCAGCAAATAAGTATTTTAAAGAAAAAAAAGTCCTAATACTGTCTCATAGTAATCAAGCTGTCGATGTGTTAATGAATGAAGTCCTATTATTTGTTCAACAGAAGAATCGTTTTGTTGAAGGTGATATTATTCGCTTTGGTATGGGTGGAAATATGCGAGAAGAGACTCAATTAACGACAATGCATTTACTTGAAAAACGAGAACCTTCTTTGTTTGAAAAAAAACAACAGTATTCCATTCGGAAAAATGAAATTAAGAAGGATTTAGGTGAGTCATTTAGTAACAGAGATACGGACAAGCTTTTAGAACTAGAGGGCAAACTTGCAAAAGTATTGGAAAAGATCCGACGAAAAGAAATTGAATATGTAAAAGAAGCAAAGATTATTGGAACAACTTTAACAAAAGCGGCTGGTGATCCTGCGATATATGAACAAGAATATGATCTAATAATTATTGATGAAGCAAGTATGGCATATGTTCCTCAAATTACTTTTGCATCAACCTTAGCAAAAAGGGTTATTGTTTGTGGAGATTTTAAACAATTGCCACCAATTGCATCTTCAAGACATTCTTTTGTCAACAAATGGCTAAAAGAGGATATTTTTCATAAAGCAAATGTTGTTTATACAAATAGTGATGATCAATTACATCCACATCTATTTCTGCTAAAAGAACAGAGAAGAATGCACCCTGATATTTCAGCATTTACAAATCGATATATTTATAAATCATTGGTTGGGGATCACGACAAAGTACGGGATTTGCGAAATTCTATCACTCAGAAATTGCCCTTTGCCAATCGTGCATCTATTTTACTAGATACAAGTTTTTCAGGTGCATATTGTATTAATGAACGAATTTCAAAATCAAAAATAAATCCATTTCATCTCTTACTATCTTTTCAGTTAATCCATGAAGCAGTAGTCTCTGGAATTTCTTCAATAGGATTTGTCACCCCATATCGCGCGCAAGCTACTCTAATGGATCAATTACTGATGGATCTTTATCCGTTGGAAATGCAAAATCGAGATATTGTTTCGGCAACTGTACATCGTTTTCAAGGCAGTGAGAAGGATGTAATCTTATTCGATTCTGTTGATGGGCCACCTCAAATTAGACCAAGTATGCTACTTTCTGGGCGTGAAAGTGAACGTTTAATTAATGTTGCTATGACGAGAGCAAAAGGGAAGTTTATCCACATTGCAGATAAGGATTTCATTCGCCATCATGTATATCAAAATAAAACAATTAGGCAGTTAGTTGATCATCAAAATCGGTTACATCAAACAATTTCGCTTAATGCAATTGGTAAATGGGTGAGACACTCTCATCCTAATTTAATGTGGATTTATGCACGTAAATTAGAATCGGTTTTTACTGATATTCATTCAGCACAAGAATCAATCATCATCTCACTGCCAGAACATGCAATACTTTCTAAGCAGTGGAATGATGTTTTCAAAAATAGGACAAAAAAAGTTAAATTGATCATCATTTCCATGAAAGATTTTAGGAATCTCCAACCAAGTAAACAGATTAAAGAACATATACCCTTCCCATTTATTATAATAGACCGAAAAGTTTTTTGGTTAGGCCAACCACTTGAAGCGATGATCTACAATAAACCTCCATATATCGCTTCAAGACTTGAGTCGAATCTATTTATAGAATATTTCATCAAACAATTGCCTTTAAATAGAGTGATATAA
- a CDS encoding DUF4304 domain-containing protein, which yields MIVRNKIDKKIKRILYPVLKEFGFSSINSRNYYALHNDCIWVLSINHVGNYYSELSGWPAQSLNATVGIYYDFIPPLWDEFEKIEKFPKYYECQLQMELCCQNNDMFDQIKDNKKLESTWWFHPNGNNIEDVVYDIRNAFVKTGLPWLKKYSNLERAFEKIEGELNSYHKFYKAKFFAKYLNKWDKYEKYNHLFKVEATKFGE from the coding sequence TTGATTGTTCGGAATAAAATTGATAAAAAAATAAAACGAATACTATATCCGGTTTTGAAGGAATTTGGATTTTCAAGTATTAATAGCCGAAATTATTACGCGCTTCATAATGATTGCATATGGGTATTAAGTATTAATCATGTGGGGAATTACTATTCCGAATTATCAGGTTGGCCTGCTCAATCGTTAAATGCTACTGTAGGGATTTATTATGATTTTATCCCTCCATTATGGGATGAATTTGAAAAGATTGAAAAATTCCCGAAATATTATGAATGCCAATTACAAATGGAATTATGTTGTCAAAATAATGATATGTTTGACCAAATTAAAGATAATAAAAAACTTGAAAGTACATGGTGGTTCCATCCTAATGGTAATAATATTGAAGATGTCGTTTATGACATTAGAAATGCTTTCGTTAAAACAGGTTTACCTTGGTTAAAAAAATATTCTAATTTAGAACGTGCCTTTGAAAAGATTGAAGGCGAACTGAATTCATATCATAAGTTTTATAAAGCAAAATTTTTTGCGAAATATTTAAACAAATGGGATAAATATGAGAAGTACAACCATTTATTTAAAGTTGAAGCAACTAAATTTGGTGAGTAA
- a CDS encoding exodeoxyribonuclease III has translation MKLVSWNVNGIRACIKKGFLDYFNDIDADIFCIQETKCQDGQVTLDIPNYYQYWNYAIKKGYSGTAVFTKKKPLSVKYGIGEHDNEPEGRIITLEYDQFFLVNVYTPNSQRDLARLDFRLNWEEQIREYLAELDQKKPVIYCGDLNVAHNEIDLKNSKSNIGNSGFTNEEREKMTKLLAGGFVDTFRYIYPDKEGSYSWWSYMNKVRERNIGWRIDYFIVSNRLVELIKDSQIHSHVLGSDHCPVMLEIK, from the coding sequence GTGAAATTGGTTTCTTGGAATGTTAATGGTATAAGAGCATGCATAAAAAAAGGATTTTTAGATTATTTTAATGATATAGATGCAGATATTTTTTGTATTCAAGAAACAAAATGTCAAGACGGTCAGGTCACATTAGATATACCAAACTATTATCAATATTGGAATTATGCTATTAAAAAAGGGTATTCCGGCACTGCTGTTTTTACGAAGAAAAAACCTTTATCTGTTAAGTATGGTATTGGAGAGCATGATAATGAACCTGAAGGTCGAATTATAACATTGGAATACGACCAATTTTTTTTAGTAAATGTTTACACACCTAATTCCCAAAGAGATTTAGCAAGATTAGATTTTCGCCTAAATTGGGAAGAACAGATTCGGGAGTATTTAGCAGAATTAGACCAAAAGAAACCGGTTATTTATTGTGGAGACTTAAATGTGGCACACAATGAAATTGATTTAAAAAATTCAAAGTCGAATATCGGAAATTCAGGTTTCACCAATGAAGAGCGAGAGAAGATGACAAAGCTTTTGGCTGGTGGATTTGTGGATACATTTCGATACATATATCCGGATAAAGAGGGGTCTTATTCCTGGTGGTCATACATGAACAAAGTAAGAGAGCGCAACATCGGTTGGAGAATCGATTATTTTATTGTTTCTAATAGATTAGTAGAGTTGATTAAAGATTCACAAATACACTCGCATGTTTTAGGAAGCGATCATTGTCCTGTCATGCTTGAAATAAAATAA
- a CDS encoding manganese-dependent inorganic pyrophosphatase, whose translation MEKVLVFGHKNPDTDTICSAIAYAHLKNKLGIDAEPVRLGDVNGETKYALDYFKMEAPRFVEKVANETKEVILVDHNERQQSAEDIDQVKVLEVIDHHRIANFETSDPLYYRAEPVGCTATILNKMYKENGVEISKEVAGLMLSAIISDSLLFKSPTCTEQDIAAAKELASIAEVDVDSYGLAMLKAGADLSDKTIDQLVSLDAKEFQMGNYKVEIAQVNAVDINDVLNRKEELEMKLATVVAEKNLDLFLFVVTDILNSDSTAVAIGQATDAVEKAFNVKLENNRALLNGVVSRKKQIVPQLTDALK comes from the coding sequence ATGGAAAAAGTATTAGTATTTGGACACAAAAACCCGGACACAGATACAATCTGTTCTGCTATTGCGTATGCACATTTAAAAAATAAGTTAGGAATTGACGCTGAGCCTGTTCGTTTAGGTGATGTAAACGGGGAAACAAAATATGCTCTTGATTATTTTAAAATGGAAGCACCTCGGTTTGTTGAAAAAGTTGCTAATGAAACGAAGGAAGTAATCTTAGTTGATCATAATGAACGACAACAAAGTGCTGAAGATATTGATCAAGTAAAAGTGTTAGAGGTAATCGATCACCACCGCATTGCAAATTTTGAAACAAGTGATCCTTTATATTATCGTGCTGAACCTGTTGGCTGTACAGCAACGATTTTAAATAAAATGTATAAAGAAAATGGTGTAGAAATTAGCAAGGAAGTTGCAGGATTAATGTTATCTGCAATTATTTCAGATTCACTTTTATTTAAATCACCTACATGTACAGAACAAGACATTGCTGCCGCTAAAGAACTTGCCAGCATTGCGGAAGTTGACGTTGATAGCTATGGGCTAGCTATGCTAAAGGCGGGTGCTGATTTAAGTGATAAAACGATTGATCAATTAGTTAGCTTAGATGCAAAGGAATTCCAAATGGGGAACTATAAGGTTGAAATTGCTCAAGTAAATGCAGTAGATATTAATGATGTGTTGAATCGTAAAGAAGAATTAGAAATGAAGCTAGCAACTGTAGTAGCCGAAAAGAATTTAGATTTATTCCTTTTTGTTGTTACAGATATTTTAAATAGTGATTCTACCGCAGTAGCAATTGGACAAGCGACAGATGCTGTAGAAAAAGCATTCAATGTAAAGTTAGAAAATAACCGTGCTTTACTCAACGGTGTAGTATCACGTAAGAAACAAATCGTTCCACAATTAACAGATGCATTAAAATAA
- a CDS encoding cell wall hydrolase yields the protein MAVVKATDSDIALLARLLRAEAEGEGVQGMLLVGNVGINRIRANCSDFKGLRTIPQMVYQPHAFEATIHGYFYQRAREKEKRLARRSINGESFWPAKYSLWYFKPPGNCPSTWYDQPLVARYKSHCFYEPTAETCQNVYNTF from the coding sequence ATGGCAGTTGTAAAAGCGACTGATTCAGATATTGCTCTGTTAGCAAGACTTCTAAGAGCGGAGGCTGAGGGAGAAGGAGTCCAAGGGATGCTTCTTGTTGGGAATGTTGGAATAAACAGGATAAGGGCAAATTGTTCCGATTTCAAAGGACTACGTACGATACCCCAAATGGTTTACCAGCCACATGCGTTTGAAGCAACTATTCATGGATATTTTTATCAACGGGCAAGAGAAAAAGAAAAACGATTAGCTCGAAGATCGATTAATGGGGAAAGTTTTTGGCCGGCTAAATATAGTTTATGGTATTTTAAACCACCAGGAAATTGTCCATCGACATGGTATGATCAACCATTAGTCGCACGGTATAAGTCTCATTGTTTTTATGAGCCTACAGCTGAAACATGTCAAAACGTTTATAATACTTTTTAA
- a CDS encoding spore coat protein, with product MENQQNQTHQNLHTGSIPQQMNHGGHEVLDVGEVLSGAIGTMNTYTLLKDHVQDQELRGILDRQYQFMQQEYNTTVDCFKTGQDPQVPTQSYKMQQNNNFIYGLQPSQPKKPLQSANELTDECISGLMLGAVKSSASMKTVAACETTNPVVRRVLADSIPNCIEMAYEISLYQNKHHYYQVPQFAQQDMQQMLNAYAPTQGTIQQPNNFMH from the coding sequence ATGGAAAACCAACAAAACCAAACTCATCAGAATTTGCACACTGGAAGTATTCCACAACAAATGAATCATGGTGGCCATGAAGTACTAGATGTTGGAGAAGTATTATCTGGTGCTATTGGTACAATGAATACCTATACACTTCTTAAAGATCATGTGCAGGATCAAGAGCTGCGCGGAATTCTTGATCGGCAATACCAATTTATGCAGCAAGAATATAATACAACAGTTGATTGCTTTAAGACAGGTCAAGATCCGCAAGTGCCAACTCAAAGTTATAAGATGCAACAAAATAATAACTTTATTTATGGACTGCAGCCCTCTCAGCCTAAAAAGCCGTTACAATCCGCGAATGAACTTACTGATGAATGTATTTCCGGATTAATGCTTGGAGCTGTTAAATCATCTGCATCGATGAAAACAGTTGCAGCATGTGAAACGACTAACCCTGTCGTTCGCCGCGTGTTAGCGGATTCGATTCCAAATTGCATCGAAATGGCCTATGAAATTTCACTGTATCAAAATAAACACCATTATTACCAAGTACCACAATTTGCACAACAAGATATGCAACAAATGCTAAATGCATATGCCCCTACCCAAGGGACGATTCAGCAGCCAAATAATTTTATGCATTAA
- a CDS encoding GntR family transcriptional regulator, with product MKINFNNRDPVYTQVVRYFKEQIAIGNLGAGQEIPSRRELASMLKINPNTAQRAYKEMEEQRLIHTERNHPSRITNDEAILGKLRSELIVEAVDSFVESIRAINVPVEEILTLVKDKYTSTEQGRREVE from the coding sequence ATGAAAATAAATTTTAATAATCGAGATCCTGTGTATACCCAAGTTGTAAGGTACTTCAAGGAACAGATAGCGATTGGAAATTTAGGTGCAGGGCAAGAAATTCCATCTCGAAGAGAGCTTGCATCCATGTTAAAGATTAATCCAAATACAGCTCAACGAGCGTATAAAGAAATGGAGGAACAAAGGTTGATTCATACTGAAAGGAACCATCCAAGTCGAATAACGAATGATGAAGCAATACTAGGGAAATTGAGATCAGAACTTATTGTGGAAGCTGTTGATTCTTTTGTTGAATCAATACGGGCGATTAATGTGCCAGTAGAGGAGATTCTCACTTTAGTAAAGGATAAATACACCTCTACAGAACAAGGGAGGAGGGAAGTAGAATGA